Genomic segment of Ascaphus truei isolate aAscTru1 unplaced genomic scaffold, aAscTru1.hap1 HAP1_SCAFFOLD_440, whole genome shotgun sequence:
aattaacattcggctaacgcccagtgtacgcctacaaacactgagccgcacgcatgacacactgcagttaccgttactataacaaaacaagacagccaataggctttgaggtgcgcacgtcgcttgggggcgggacttacatccgtaatcctttttaaggacgccttggcccatgacaagggtcccacgtcatacgtggtggacccggttttttattttgtagatgttgcatgataacaaaacaggtatgtgttagagttatggtaaaatgttgctaatatgtttaaagggataggaaagtacgtatatttattccgtcagcaatgtgtactactctttcaggttctactatattgtattaggaaacaatttgtttgtgatcgctacatgttatgcagtctgcaatgttacgctgtatccacgcattgaaagtgaaaatggtggttacaaaaaaaaaaaaatttaaacgcagagtcaacgcataacgattgttatatttaccattcttcaagaattaacacttcgtctgcctgcaactggtcgctccagaaatgcaaggcattttcatccacgcttgacccaaacgctgaatccagtatgacacacatctcctccatgaagcgctcataggaatcgccactgctttcttcaaacaattggtccggaggtaggttcatttcttcgggtacccattccaatgcattttcagctgaaaggcttggtacataatcatagtagttatgttcttgtacaatgtgggtttcaggaatggagggtgcagatattgcagcaggtatcgattcacacggaacagtagtagcagatccattgctattggcattaggaataaatatgccattaagcacaatatgtgtgccctctttcacggtgaaatgtttttccttggcaatcttccagaaaccatacttgtcttctagcttatcctgcacacgttcaaaacagtcattagttgataaagtgaatcttactgaggaattaaaattgcgcgcatgcccacgttcttggtaataaggatacttggctcgaatcaaatcatagatttgacaTGTGTtcgctttgtgtccgcaagtggacaaaatagcttctgctatcatgaatttataccctctgtgcggattcatattctttacgaattcatcagccattgcagattaacacaaaagatgtgtgcaggtctctgttctttgctcataagaatgaaagtGGTCAATgcctaacaaattgctgtgtttccttttcaaggtcaaaaAAAGTATCAACTTTTACTCCTTTtttgaagcaccaattggatATGTAGAATTAATTGGTTGAacgtttgtggtttctgatagccgtttgtctgacaaacatgtatcatttttttatctcgtttctcacAACATTcctagacttttaattaagtaacattgtggtttcttgaaaaataaaatagagcactgtgtgaaaatagtgcttacacagccatataatgaaatacacacacacctgcaaaaggaaatgttttttttccgcatacatttctgtgtgtatttgaaagtctggttaactccctgtctgcatcagtttaagtacgtgtgtatctatatatataaatatacctctctcataaagtgtatattgtactatatgtatattgtgtgtatatatatatatatatatatatatatatatataatgcaggagtacacacaacatattgatggcagtaagtaggccttgtatgaaacctatttaaatggtgataaacatgagtgaattaagtaataaacatttgtttgagcccaatactgttagaggctcacagttagtatagttctcaaacattaggcctgtattattaaaatagtgtcttttcacaaggaagcatgaagtgttttttttttgtaaatacatctataccagtttacatagtactatatatacatacacacacactgtgtgtgtgtgtgtacatatatccatacatacactaccgacacactttattgaagtgtggtcggtaccgcaagccgggaaatctcccggcttgctagtggccgcccctcggcgtgccgcgcgtcatagacgcgcggtcacgcgtcatcgggagcgtgcgccccctgcacgcgtgtccaggggctccccgagggagccctggtgtcccgcgatcgcgggacagcggcagggggttccgggggacccggcggacccggcagcggtagggagagcgccccgatcggagggcgctcttccgctgcttcggcgtgcgcccgtcacactcgggcgcgcgccaggctactgctgcggcacagaacgggcaaatgctcgaataaactgtgccgcagcagtactacaTATTTATTAGTataacaagaacacataaatgattataggacaacattacaatgggcaagcaaggccaaggtaagtaatattttacacataatcctgctgtacacggacaagaaagatgtttgcagttaaatagatgtgtgtttttaattgcatgtgaataatatgcacatgcaatgattacatcaagtaacacacccaaatacaatgttttgcaggtaagtcaatggcagcttctctaaacatagcaactggctcctgctggaccattactgaacagacgattaatacatcaatatttataacactattcattaattaggactgttaacatttccaaaacttcacgtgtacaagaacatacttgaaagtttggaaacaacacagtcttcagcatacatacaatattaattagataatctgaagtcaacaaaacaaggccaaagacatatttagtgaattataacatttattgtttttgttccttttgagagcgagtaacaggcctacttgttgtctcttgcattttcctttttcgttttgcaacaactttagccacaacagagccactttgagtggcctctggcacttcacgggcagggcttgtggccagtgactcaactacagggcttttgggcagtgactgttcaccgacagggcttttgggcagtgactgttcacctacagggcttttgggcagtgactcacctacagggcttttgggcagtgactgttcacctacagggcttttgggcagtgactcacctacagggcttttgggcagtgactgttcacggacagggcttgtgcccactgacacatgtgagcaatttggtagacactgcacaagtgatggttggtctgttcgtgtccaaaaactggtcagtagtaactgcttgtgctgttttgtttatgtcgcctcctttgtaggtgtcagctgctgattttgtacagatggcagcggtaggatgtcgtcaggaacctgcacagcaatgtctgctacttgaccggtaacattcggacctggggaatgaagatcagatgcatgtggtgaaaactgaccagcatgtaaagatcctgcctgtgaggtgttgaagttgaattgtggtacattagtcattctcaagtaatttgcttgggtttgctgaacaactaatgcttcaaatgaggtgttgattttttgcaactgtttaggcacttcaatgaagactctgtggagatgtgccaattgtgatactgtttcttcctgcagtgcaatcatcctttccagcactgtcatcaggtcagaatggcgacgattttctgcttccacaatttttccctcagaagctacaattgcatcgtatgtggtagttgatggacgatttggcggtaaaacagtttctattggaacctcttcatgctcacttgattgtatttttgtgtctatggcggcatcatcatcatcatcctcatcatcatgttctaaaaataaatgtacacattattaaatggcatgttaatctctgctgtgttactatgtaattctactgtgtcataagtaacacctaacatgtttccatacgttttataacctcacattaaaaactaccttgacttacgaataatgtttggactcagtatgaaatatgaatgaatgaaaagttgctctaaactcagaagtcctacatgatagttaacatcactaacacaatacatgttgccttacacttaattttcactgacactaagtaatcctatttaaagaagatgtgcaaaacaaataatgaacatgacaacataacatatagaagtgcacatattatatggccaccaacttatacactcaccttctaggtgtgttgagctgcatgacccaggtgaagacacttgttccatctcaggtgacacatgtcctccaggggcaactatatataacaataacattagttgtacatttacatgtgtaaatattgaacaaacagttattgtatgttctgtatttatgagtacctaacagcatcagttccttaaccgaaaatgtgtgtgtgaaagtgaacataaatagttgtactaACAATGTACATgactgtgtacttagaacttttgagttcaataacatacaacatactatgtttctgcagtaatgcgtgaggataaatagattaaatttgtacataaaaatcatatgttgtgtagtcatatcagtatcataatgtacataactatcatgagaggaacattcacaatggttatcatgaaggtggtcatattgcaaaaagttttgtttttggtacaggatatgtgtggtacattaatagaagatgtggcacacctgaatgtggctgtcactcaacaagacaacacatgcagtgtgtgataatgtgtcgttgatagtagttcaactatagatatgagtgaactaatgtgtgacgtacggtttgataactaatgacttgttggggcatttagtagctagagttacgctttcaaatgagtggcattaacttcagttgtgctagtcaggttgtaagaacggtattcccttccccaaaaagcctaatcagccagacctttcaattacttcaaacaggtgaaaatggtgtgaactaagttgaccctaaaatgagcctgtaatttgtgtgtgctgaaccccaccccctctgttgacgtgtatgctgtgatgagatattcattgcagctgctttaacacaatgttagaggagctaaatagtcgtctgcagtgtttaagttatgaacacaatgacataacatatgctacgtgtgcctcattatgctgtctgtatatgacataaagcaaaaatggaccttttcataaacaactatagatgtgttagtgcaagtgatgtttgtaggccgttgcatgcaatatatttgatgcatgcttaaaataggcagtaatgtcatgtttgtaggagtaaaataaataaattacacaataatattatacatatttatgttctgtacctgtagctagtaataatttctcattagcatgtgttacacatgtgtactaccctgttgttccccatcttcgcccaccatcaattgcttccactgcagcaatgcattttgggaattcacatgtaaatgaccacgcaatggcacgtgctatattagttactgcttttagtaggactacaacatatatgtctattttgagatatatatatatacagaatcagacatatacatatatagatgcaggtatgcttatattgtgaagacagtataaaaagcagcggaaatatgcaaaataactgtaagcaacgacacgcctagtacagtaatatttctcacctggtggaaattgtgagggataaattccaatatcacggtcaccagccaagccttccacgacgacgggaagtaattttgcccgaagcagctcctccaatggagttaatatcagacgttgtggtgtcggcccacctccagtgccagtagcatgcacgcgttggtcttgtattttctttttcaatttttacctaatatcatcaaatcttttccgacaatgatacttgtccctgacactattcccacacacattgacaccaatgactattgtgtcccacatttcttttctgcttgatgaacttgtccgcccttgaaaaacatagaaaatatatgaggtaaattaataataatagaagcaccagtttcctacactgctagctgttccaagagatagcaaacatgctgttttaggtgtaatatgtgaaacacatgagcattcactactaaacctatacatgtaagcaagcttgcattcatattctatgcagttatggcaaattgaccgcctgtgtttagttgtccttgtaatgcatgataaaaagctgtgtttccacactaattaacatagaaagatattctgtacccatatttgcatatgaacaaaactcagatgacctaggatcacatgtatttgaagaataaatggaaaggtacacttacctagtaaatgtccatagatactgtcatagtgctccagaatccctgtgacaagagctctattttcctggtcattgaagcgaggattacgtggcttctccacacgtttcttccgagcaggtttaggctcagagcttggctggtgctgactggactctccttcttccaatggaagagactccaaaagctggccaccagcaagcacgccaccaccagacatcccatcagcaactgagccaccagcagcactcccactcccagcaacagcactcccactcccagcaacagcactcctactcctagcaacagcactcccactctcaccaacagcactcccactcccagcaacagcactcccactcccaccaacagcactcgcactcccagcaacagcactcgcactcctagcaacatcacttacctgaacagtacgttcactccgacgcgtactcgcacgagtagcactcccactcccaccagcatcactcttcccacgctttgcgggcatacttacagcactcacaaaaaacagacaacaaatgtacagccaatcacacgaaacacttccacatataaaactagacaaagatgtaaacaaaacaacaaaggacaaagctctcacaatacacaacaagtctctcagttaatatgcaaatcttaaatcacccagctctgtgcgtctctctctctctcactcccaacaacacagagaatgattaccagtacacgttgcctttaaatatggcgcgctatccaatacatgcttggttcgcctgattcagcaagatttgtgattgggcaacctaacagcaccccgccacgcacgccgatacacctgtgtgtgatcggcaaatcatcgtgagagtgggcggatatgTTTttggcttgattttgaatgtattcggcacttactgcatacggagaggaaaaatcgccaataacatgactaatcggtaagcttgccgatttcacataatcgtcgcttactgcatgaggccccaagtccTGGCTAGAAATGGCCACATTGGAAGAATATATAAGGGTGGGTCGCATATCAAGAGGACTTAAGAGTCCTCAAACGCTCAACTTATATTACAGATAGTCGGgagtttgtcaaagaatgggAAAGGATCCAAGATCACTGTTCTTTAGAGCTAATTCGATTGTTAATCCTAGAAAGGAAAAAATAGATAATCGAAGTAGACAGTAAAATAACTAAAGTTTTTGGAGATTCTCTGTCTAGACAAACTACCGCAACTAACTAAAGACATGAATATTAAGTTGAGGAGATCAGAAAATCAAAGAGAGATTATGCTCTTAATATTCAAAGATGTTGGGATACAGTAAAGGAAACCCCTATAGATGGGGACCCTGCTATACATGACACACATGAATCTAAGCCTACAGTTCCAAATCATTCAAAGGGTTCAACACAAACCAAACATCCAAACCCCAAAGTTAATATTAATATCCCAAGGACACCAAGGGATCCCAATTTTTATGCTGGACCCACCCATGAGGACCTTACTAGACTCCCGTCCAAATATTAAAGGAACGACACTACAGATCCCTCTGGATGGGGTCCCAATTCCCACAAACAACAACAAGGGAATTCCCATTATTCTAAACAGAATAGGAAGCAGAACAAACAGCATACTCCACATAATAAGAAAAATAACGGTGCTTCTAGGAAACATACTAACACCCATAGAAGAGAGGAACATGGAACTCCTGTTATTCCTCTACATAACCAATTTGAAGCATTAAGGGATAAAAAAGAGGAGATAGAgaatgaggattttttaaacaggttggagaAAATGAGACAATCAATATCCACCTGGGATTCCAACCACTCACCTTTATTGGGAGCACCCAAAAAGAGTACAAGGAAAAGACAGGTTTCAGGAGAGGACATAGAGGGAGTGGAATCAGAGGGAAGCAAACAACCCTCCCCTCCCAAGTCTATCCAGATGACCCAACATTAAAATCGAAGGGCATCTTTAATTTGTCCCATTTTCAAATAGATCACACTTTAATGAAAGTCTTGGGCAAAGGACTTTCTTTTGCCCCTACACGTAGGGTTAACAATTTAGATCTTTATATAGATCTTCAGAAATTTAATCGGAAGTTAACCCTCAGCAGACATTTAGTTTCAGATCAGGGAGGTCGAGTGTCTACTCCTAACACTATTAACCCTATTGTCAATACACTGT
This window contains:
- the LOC142484853 gene encoding uncharacterized protein LOC142484853 produces the protein MEQVSSPGSCSSTHLEEHDDEDDDDDAAIDTKIQSSEHEEVPIETVLPPNRPSTTTYDAIVASEGKIVEAENRRHSDLMTVLERMIALQEETVSQLAHLHRVFIEVPKQLQKINTSFEALVVQQTQANYLRMTNVPQFNFNTSQAGSLHAGQFSPHASDLHSPGPNVTGQVADIAVQVPDDILPLPSVQNQQLTPTKEAT